The segment GTCTCGGACGTTGTCGGCCAACCTCCTTTTAGCTGGCTGCTGGCACCGTGGGTTGCTGTCGTCGATATTGTTCTGGCGACGCAATACGATTGGCAATTTCTGACTCGGACAATGGCTGTCATTTCTTCCACGATCACCATGTCGGCGCTGATCTATTGGGCGGACCAAAAAGGGACATGGTGGCAGACTCAACTATCGCTGCGAAAACGAACGCACCGTTCGGCTGTCGGTCGTTCGGAAAATCGCGAGAGCAACCACCGCGCGAAGTCACCAACCGGGATGGGAGGTGCCAAGGCGATCATCTGGCACCAGGTTCATGCCGCCATTCACTATCGTTCTACGTTGGCGTTCGCATTGGCCATTCCAACCCTGTTGAGTTGCATGCCGTTGCTATCCAAAACGGTAAACCTGGCGACCTCGCTGAGCGTCATCGGAAGTATGGTGTTCTACTCCTTCTTGCTGCTACCGCCGGCGTTGATGCTGGACTTTCGCCGAAACGCGCAACGATTGGCGATGTGGAAAGCGATGCCAATTCGACCTATTGCGCTCACGTTCGGGCAGCTTTCCGTGCCGGTTGCATTGATGAGCCTCTTTCAGGCGTGCGTGCTGGCGATCGCAGTGTTGATCGGAGGCCATTCTCCGCTTATGTTTCTCGCGTGGCCAATGCTACTGCCGCTGAACGTGTTGATCATCGGCATGGAGAATGCGATCTTTCTGATGCAACCGTATCGAAGAAATCAGGAAGGCATCGAAGTCTTTTTCCGGACGATCCTGACGTTCACAGGCAAAGGCGTGATGTTCGCTGTCGGACTGGCGTTTACTTTAGTGTGGGCTTGGGCCGCGATCTCGATCGGGAAGGTGTTTGAGTCGCAAATTCTTGGAGCGTCGATCTTTGGAGCCGGCGTTCTGGTCGCGCTGTTCGTGCTGGCGTGGGCCTCGGCAAAAACGTGTGCTCGGCTGTTTGAGAAACTCGACGTCAGCCAGGACCTTCCGCCCGCGTAGCCTTCCGCCTGGCCGGAATGTGAAATCGGTGAAGAAACTTTCACATGGAGGTAATCGCACTTTAACGCGTGATTCTCAATTCCCTAACATTGGAAATCTACGATTTAAAAACATCGAGACGACAACGACGAGACCCTACTTGGCACAACAACTTTGACACGACAACTGGATAGGTGGTGGCGATGATTGTTCGCGACGTTTACTGGGTGGCGTGAATGGCCAGCAGAAACGTAAAACAATCTTTCGCAGAAAGGCTCTCCGTCGCACAGCGATGGAGAGCCTGTTTTTTTGGACTGACTGATCAGTCAGAGACGACCGAAGCCGGTTCGGCAGCGTTTTCGATTTCGTCGGCGGCATCAATCAGCTTCGCAACCACATCGGCATCGCACATTCCATCTGTCGAGAGGTTGAGCGTACTCGCGCGAGGAAGTTCTGACATGCCTTTAAGGTAGGACCGATCGTAATAGGTCAGCGAAATCTCCGCCGCCGTCCTGAGGTCTCCGGCTTCGATGGCTTTTATCGCATCGATCATATTCTGCCCGCCGAGACGTTTTTGAATTCCGCGAGTCGCGTCGATTAGTTCTTCGTGATCCAGATCGCCGTATTCTTCCAACAGGATATCCAAACGCTTTTCTTTGGCGACGTCCAGAAAAACCGCGGATGAGCGTCGGATCTGTTTCACAAAACGAGACGGCACAACGACTCGGCCCAATCGACTGCCTTCATCTTCGACCCAAAAACGACGCTTCGGATCAAGTGCCTGAACTGCAGCAAACAGGCGATTTTCAAACTGCTCCGTCGTTGGCTGTTGCCCCAAACCGATGGCTCCGAACGAAGATCCGCGGTGATTGGCGAGCCCCTCCAGATCGACAATTTGCTCGCCCGCCTCACGCAACAGCTCCAGAAAATTTGTCTTGCCCGCACCCGTCAGACCGCTGAGCACGACCATGCGGTGACGACGCCCAATTTGGCGTTGAGCCATTCTGCGGAAAGCCTTGTAGCCACCTTCCAGCACACGAACCTTGATCCCTGCCATATCCAACAGCCACGCAAACGACTGGCTTCTCATTCCGCCGCGCCAGCAGTGAACGTAGGCCGTGAAATCGGAGCCCGGTTCGCTCGAATCGGTGACCTCGGATGACCCTTCGGCCAGAATTTGATTTGTCGTTCGAACGAAACCTGCCATTTTCGGACCGACGAACTCGAGCCCTTTTTCCATCGCAACGTTGCGACCGGAATTGACATAGAGCGTCCCAATGATGGCTCGTTCTTCGTCGCTGAATAGCGGAACATTCGTCGCGCCGGGAACGTGTCCAGCCGCGAACTCTTTGGGAGAACGCACGTCGATGATCGTTCCGCCTTGAGATTCTCGATAGAATTCTTCTGCGGAAATTCTGTTCATGCAGTGCCAAAAAAAAAGAGACGAACTGCCGATGGCAGCACGCCTCTATTGTGTTGAATTGACTTTATGTTTCAAGAGGACCGAATCCGCAATAGTACACATACGTGCCAGACGCCAATCCGACGACGAGTGCAACCAACATGATGATCGTCGGCATCAGAAGCGTTTTGCCCTGCATGAAACCAAAGATGATGCAGTACAGACCTCCGGTGAGTACGCAAGCAATTCCGTGGCCAATTTTTGCCCGGAAAGCGACGTAAGTCAGCCAGATTGTCATTCCGATCCACATGCAACAGGAAGCGATGAAGCTGATGCCACCCGAGTTGTAGTAAAGTGAAATCTGGTCCATCGAGAAAATGACAACAAGTCCGATTGCGACCAGAATCGCGAGGATGACTCCGGCTACGCCAGCGATCACAAACGAGTCGCCTCCGTCGCCAAAGTCCTGATCGTCGGCACCGATCGGCGTTTCCTCGATTTCGGCCTCGGCCTTCCGCATGATTTTTTCAGCGTCAGTCAAACCGGTGTCGACTTCACCTTCCGCGTTTTCCCGCGCCGTCCGCAAACGCTTCCCGGTTTCCAGATTAAAGCCGCACTCCACACACAACACAGCCCCTGGAGTGATCTCTGTGCCGCAGTCAGGGCAGATCGGCCCGCCGCTACTGACGGGGCCGACGTTGGCCTCCCGCAGCAGGTCCTCCATCGGATCCACAGGTTTGGAGGAGGATGACGCCGCCATCGCTGAGGATACCGGTGCGGCTGAAACCGCCGGAATCACCATCCGTTCCTTGCACTTGGGGCATTTAACTTTTTTACCGGCCAGCTCGTCCCTTGCATTGAAGGTTGAGCTACAGCTGCCACATGTCGCTCGAATTGCCATCTAATTCAAATTCCAATTCCTGAATCCAACTCGCGATCACTAACAGACGAACCGCGAAACTCCGTCTCGTTGATATTGTGAGCGACACGACCGATCAGGCAACCGCTTTTGTTGCCGTGTTCTGTTTTACCGGGAAATCAGGGTCGAAATCATGCCCAAAACCAATAATCCGCCACAACCGGACACTGACCGTGGTGCAAACCGCAGAAACGTCCCGGTGAGAACTATCTCCGAATCGATCGTTGCTTTCCTGTTCGCGCACGATGCCAATCAGACCGACCGACGGGCGTGCGGTTCCAGTGAGCTGAGTTGTGACAGATTGTCATTCGAATTTGAGGCACCGATTGGTCTTTGTCAACGCTGGCCGCAATTTCTCTGCGTGTAAAACCGATTCCGGCTGATTTTCAGCCCGATCTTGGGTTTGGCCCGGGAGTTGCTTTCTGTCGGTGAAAGCTCGTCGAAGAGCAAATCTGGCAGGGACGGTACGTCGGTCCTTGCAGCAGACTGACAGTTACCCCTGACATTTACGACATTCTCCGGAGGATACGGACTGATGGCCACGACTGCCAAAAAGAAACCAGCCAAAACAAAAACTCGCCTGCAACCTCTTGGCGAGCGAATCGTCGTCGAGCGCGTGCTCACTGAGGACAAGACTTCTGGCGGGATTTTCCTTCCGGAGTCAGCCAAGGACAAGCAATCTCGCGGCACCGTGATCGCTGTCGGCGAAGGTCGATTGCTCAAGGACGGCTCGCGATCTCCGTTGCAAGTCCAGCCTGGCGATGAAGTCCTGTTCACGACTTACGGACCGGAAGAATTCAAAGACGGCGACCAGGAATTTTTGCTGATGCGTGAAGACGACGTCCTCGCGATCCTCGGCTAGTCGCCTCCAACCATACAAACCAAGAAACCAAGGAATATAACAATGGCTAAGATGATCGCTTTCGAACAGGAAGCTCGCGAAGCAATTCGTAAAGGCGTTTCGAAACTTGCTCGTGCCGTCAAAGTTACACTCGGCCCCAAAGGTCGTAACGTGATTCTGCAAAAGAGCTTCGGTTCACCGACTGTCACAAAAGACGGCGTTAGCGTTGCCAAAGAGATCGAGCTTGAAGACGTCTATGAGAACATGGGCGCTCAAATGGTTCGCGAAGTCGCCAGCAAGACCAGCGATGTCGCCGGCGATGGTACGACTACCGCAACTGTGATGGCAGAAGCCATTTTCAACGAAGGCCTCAAAGCCGTTACCGCTGGCGTCAATCCGATCCAGATGAAAAACGGTATCGAGAAAGCCGTTGCTGACATCTGCGACAAGCTGACTAGCATGTCGATCAAGATCAAGAACAAGACCGAGATGGCCAATGTTGCTTCGATTGCTTCGAACAACGATTCCGAGATCGGCAACTTGCTCGCTGACGCAATGGAAAAGGTCGGCAAAGACGGCGTGATCACCGTTGACGAAGGCAAGAGCCTGAACACGGAAGTCGAATGGGTCGAAGGGATGCAATTCGATCGCGGCTACCTTTCGCCTTACTTCGTGAACGAAACGGGCAGCATGGAATGCGTTTTCGAAGACGCTTACATCCTTGTCTTCGAAAAGAAGATCTCAAACATCAAGGACATGGTTCCTGTGCTTGAGAAAGTTGTCCAGCAGGGCAAGCCTCTGGTCATCATCGCGGAAGACGTCGACGGTGAAGCTCTGGCGACACTGGTTATCAACCGCCTGCGTGGCTCGTTCAATTGCTGTGCCGTCAAGGCTCCTGGTTACGGCGATCGCCGCAAAGCCATGATGGAAGACATCGCGATCCTGACCGGCGGACAGCCGATCTTCGAAGCTCTCGGCATCAAGCTTGAGAACCTTGGTCTTTCGGACCTTGGACGTGCGAAGAAAGTCATCATTTCGAAGGACAACACGACAATCATTCAGGGCGGCGGAAAGACTGCTGACCGAATGGCTCGTATCGATCAGATCCGACGCGAAATCGAAAACACTTCGAGCGATTACGATCGTGAGAAGCTTGAAGAGCGTCTTGCGAAGTTGGCTGGTGGCGTTGCCAAGGTTAACGTTGGTGCAGCGACTGAAAGCGAAATGAAAGAAAAGAAGGCTCGCGTTGAGGACGCACTTCACGCGACTCGTGCGGCTGTCGAAGACGGAATCTTGCCCGGCGGTGGCGTGGCGTTGCTTCGTGCTTCTGCGAACGTCAAACCTGGCGAGCTTTCTGATGACGAGAAGACTGGCTACAACATCGTGGTCCGTGCCTGTCGTGCTCCGCTGAGCATGATCGCCAGCAATGCTGGTCAAGACGGCGGAATCGTTTGCGAAAAAGTCGTCGAAGGCAAAGCGAACTTCGGCTACAACGCTCTGACCGACGTCTACGAAGACCTCGTCAAAGCCGGCGTCATCGATCCTGCAAAGGTTACGAAGACTGCTCTGTCGAACGCAGCCAGTGTCGCGACTCTGTTGCTGACAAGCGACGCGTTGATCGCGGACAAGCCTGAGAAATCGTCGGCTGGCCACGGTCACGATCACGACGAAATGTACTAGCAGCGCTGGCTCAGGCTTCGGCCCGGGCACATCGCGAATGACGACCAACCGACGGAAGTCGTTTAAATAGAAACGCCGGACAGGATTTTATCTTGTCCGGCGTTTTTCGTGTTAGTTGGATGGGCATCGACGCTAAGTCCTCCAGTCAAAAAGTTGTTGCTATTTCACCTTTGAGTTTTCATTTGGGTTCCTCAATTCAGCATCGTGGGAGCATCAGGCTGCTAACGATCTTCGCCTTTGCAGCAACAACGCCGCACCAACTCCAAACAGTAGTGTTGCGGACGCAGGTTCCGGGACTGCGGATGTTACGAAGATGTTGACCCCGCCATAGCTTGCCACTGAGTCGATCAGTTGACCATCAGCGAACGTCGATAGCAGCAAGGGGTTTTCGTGGTCCGAGAGGTTGTAAGTCGTGACGTTTCCGACGTCGCCCGCGTCAACGAGCAGCGTTGCCAGCTCCAGTTCGTACACGTCGGGCGTCCCAACATCCGAGCCTACTTCGACGCCACCAAAGATGTTTGTTGTGGACCCGAAAAGATCCAGTCGGTCTCCAAGGATTCCGAGATCATTTAATAAAGAATCATTGAACAGAGGATTCAATGAAACCCCGGACACCGATTCGATTGTTGAAGCGGCCCCTCCGGTCGAAGTCGCGAAATCTGCACAGATTCCAAAGTTGACGAGCCCGTCGAATCCGCCGGTGGCCAGGCGAGCGACGTCGCCATCGGTCACTGTCTCCCGCAGCATGATAGAAACTTCGACGCTCGAACCTTCGACGACGTAGTACTCCGGCTGCTCGAATACCAACTCGTAAACTTGATCCGCTTTTGATTCAGCTACGCCTGCAAAATTTGCGAACGTAGCCAAAAAGAATAACTTGACTGACCGATTCATTTGTTCTGACTCCGATGTGTGATTGGTTAAGACGCATCTAAACCATAGGTCGCGCGGAGCTTCGTTTGACCGACGCGAACGAAAGAGCCGGCTCAAAATTTGACATCGCTTTCAGGCTTACATTCCGCCCGATCGGAAAAATCTCCTCGTGAATTTGTAGGCTAGTGGAAATGCGATCTCCGTTATTTCTTTCAGCGCGCCCGTCAATGATGCCAAACGCAAAATCCCGTGGGTTTACCCTTGAAACCCATTGCAAGCTTGTAATTGGTACGATTTGACGCAGCAAATTTTCAAAAGCCGCTTGGTCAATTCGCGGGGTGATATGCGATAGATTTGGCGCCTCAAGTTCTCATGCGATTGCAAATCGAGTTTCGGTCCGCAGCTGAAATTTGACTTTGCCGCACGTTTGTAAGGCAACAGGACTCCGGCTACGATGCGATTCATTGATCGATGATTCTTAAGAAGTCTGCCATGCTCAAACCACGCACCACAGCGATTGCGATTGCCTTATTGTTCGCGGCTACCGCGCTGAGTTTCGCTCAGGAAATTCCCAAGCCGGCCATGCACCGAATGGACGGGACGATCGAGTGGGTTTATGACTACGAGAAAGGGCAGGAGCTTAGCCAGGAATCCGGCAAGCCGATGTTTGTTGTCTTTCGGTGCGAACGCTGAGCGGATTGCTCAGATTTCGACGGGCAGGTTGTCCGTAAAGACAAACATATCGGTACGCTGGCCAAAAATTTCGTATGCGTACGCATCCAGTCGATGAACGGAATCAATCTCGATCGCTTCCAGTTTGAGTTCGACCTGACCTGGATGGCTTTCTTTCAAAACGCGGAGGGCAGAACTTACGCGCGCTACGGTGGGCGCGATGACGGAGGCGCAGAATCGTGGCTGACGAAACAGTCGCTAATCAAGACCATGCAAAAAGTTCTGCTGTTGCATCAAGGCAACGACGTTCAACCGATTTCAAAGTTCGAACCGTTTCCGGATAGTGTGTCTACACCTGCCGATGTGCCGACGCTCAAGCCGATGATGGCGAAACGAAAAGGCTCTTCGTGCATTCATTGTCACGACGTCAAGAACTCTGCGCTGCGGCATCTACACGACACTGGAAAGCTCAAAAAATCGATGGTGTTCACTTACCCGTCGCCGTCTCTGTTTGGTTTGAATCTTGATCCAGACACGCAAAACGTTGTCGCGAGTGTGGAAGAAAATTCGCCAGCACAGAAAGCTGGAATCCGCCGCGGCGATGTTGTGAACACGTCTGAAGGCCAAAGAATTCTGACGTTCGCCGATTTCACGCGAGTGCTTGAGTTTGCGCCAGCTGAAGGAAGTTTGAATCTGACCATTTCGCGTGGTGAGAAATTGCAAGACGTGAAGATCGAGCTTCCCGAGGGCTGGAAAATCAGCAACGATCCTTCCTGGCGTCCTTCGGTTGGCGTCGTTGGATCTGGAGGCGGATTTTGGGGCAAGGCTGCGAATGCGCAGCAGCGAAAGAAAGCTGGATTGGGTCCAGACGCGTTGGCCATTCGCGTCACGTTCATTTGGGCGAAACACGCGAAAGAAGCCGGCATCAAAATGAACGATTTGGTCGTTGGCGTCGAAGGGCAAGTCCACGACATGAACATGCGGCAGTTCCACAACTGGTTGCAACTGAACCGCAATTGGGGCGATGAGGTGACTCTGACGGTAATGCGAAAAGGCCAGCGAAAGAATCTGAAAATGGTGCTACCAACAACGCCCGAAGAGTGAGTCGGCTGTCGATGCCGGGATTGGCAGTCATATCGAAATGCATAGATCGTGATCTGAACGACAGCGATTTATTATGCCACAGAGGTCACCGAGTCCACAGATACCATGCGAAATCTCGTTGGATCAGTTTTCAGTTACTCTTGGATCAGGCTCTAGACTTCCTTCAATTTACGTTCGGTTTAGGGCGTCGACTATTTCCTCGGAGGACTCGGTGACCTCGGAGGTTTTCCATCCGCGTCCCAAATCTACTGGGCAAACCAAACATAGATTCCGATCACCATCACCACGAGCGATGCTCCAACCCACGAAGCATGCTTCCACGGAGTCAAATCAACGGCTTCGACGTTCTTCTGTTCGTACGGCGTCGCGCGCTTCATTCCTGCGAACTCTCCAAGGCAATATTGCATTGCCAATAGCAGGACCAACACGGCTCCCATATAGTGATACCCGGATCCGAAGACGCCCAGGACCCAATCGAATTCACCGATGGATGAGAAAAATGTTCCCAGGCTCATCAGACCAAGGCCGACGGCAATCGTGATCAAAGCCGACTTGCCGTTGACGGTTTTGTTGAACATGGCCAACAGCATGATTGCGCACAACGGAGTGAAATACACGCCGTTTAACTTCTGAAAGAATCCGAAAACGCCGTCTCGACCGTGAAAGAATATCGGTGCCGCGATCACGGCGAAGACAGCGACGACGAAACTGCAAATCTGGCCGACACGAACCACTTTTTCGGTCGCAGCAGATGGATTGAGATACTTTTTGTAGACGTCTAGCGAGAACAATGTCGCGCTCGAGTTCAAAACCGAGTTAAAGGTCGACAGAATTGACCCCACGATCACGGCAGCGAAAAAGCCCAGCATCCAATCAGGAAGTACGCGACTGACCAAGGCTCCATAGGCCTGGTTTGCGTCGACAACTCCATCGACTGTCATTGCTTTCACCATTTCCGGATCCTGTGCTCCGAGCGTCAGGTACGCCGCGGTGATGCCGGGCAGGATTAAAATCACAGGACCGAAAATTTTCAGGAACGCTGCCAGCAGAACGCCCTTCTGGCCTTCGGCGAGGTTCTTCGCGCCAAACGTTCGCTGAATGATTTGCTGATTCAGACACCAATAGGTGAAGTTCAACATCAGCACACCGGTGAACAGCGTCGGCCAATGCGTGTCTTCGCCGGCCTTGCCCATCGACTGAAACGCGTCCGGATTATGAGCCTTGATTTTGCTGAACGCTTCCGCGAATCCTCCCTCGCCAGCCACGATTTGCAGCGAGAAAAATGTGATCAACAATCCACCGACCAACAGGCCCGCACCGTTTAAAGTGTCAGAAACGGCAACGGCTTTCAGTCCTCCAAAGATCGCATACGCGGCGCCGACAACGGCGATGAAAAGGATGACGGCAATAATGGTATTGAGTTCGGAAAACCCAAACATTTCCTTCAAGCCGAGCATTCCATCGAGCCCCGTGGCTCCCAAATAGAGCACGAAAGGCAGCAGAATTAGCATGTAGGCGACGATAAAGATCCCGGCCGTCACCGATCGAACGGAAGGGTCGTATCGCTCCTCGAGGAACTGTGGAATCGTGGCGATTCCGGACTTCAAATATCGCGGCAGGAAGAACAGTGCGAGAATCACCAGCGAGATTCCGGCAACGGTCTCCCAGCACATCAGCGAAAGTCCGTCGTCGAACGATCCCGCGTTGAGCCCGATCAACTGCTCTGTCGAAAGGTTCGTCAGCAGCAACGATCCGGCAATAAAAATCGCTGAAAGACTTCGTCCGGCGAGAAAGAATCCTTCGTCGGTGTGGACGTCCGTGTTGCGAGTTAGTCGCCAGGTCAGGAATGCAACCAGAGCTGTGAAAAAGAGAAACGATACGATCGTAAGAGTCATGGCGGCCCGGTGGTGGAGGTGGCTTTCGCGAACGAGAACCACCAGAATAGCACCGCAGCGGCGGTCATGCCACCTTCCCGAATACGTCCCGGTTTGAGCGAACGCTTTTCGCGCGAATGTTTACTTTCCGGTTTCTTCCCACCATCCGCCAGGCGGAGTGAAATCGTCCTTCAAAAAGTTGGCTGCTGATCTCTCAAGATTGGGCAACAGCTTCTCCTGAATTCGCATTCGTTCCTTATCGGCCTTGCTCACGGAATAGTCCGGATTGGGAACAGGCATTCGTGCTTCAACGTTTTGCAGCCAGCCATCAAGTTCCGTTCGCAGTGCCGCAACCCTATCCGGATTCTGATCGGCCAAATCATCAAGCTCCGCAACATCGTCGGCGATATTGTACAGCTCGTCGCGACCGTCTTCGTAGTAGTGAATCAGTTTCCAATCGCCGTCGATGACGACCGAACTCGGCTCGCCGCCCTGATTGCCGTAGTGCGGGTAATGCCAATAGAGATTCCGATTCTCGATCGCTTCGCCTTTCAACAACGGAGCGAGGCTCACGCCATCGGCATGCTGCTGCGGTCGAAGGTCCTGCCCGGTCAACTCAAGCAGCGTTGGATAAAAGTCAGCTCCTGTCGCGGGCGTATTGCAGGTCGAACCTGCCTGAATCGTTTTGGGCCACATGATGTAGTAAGGCTCGCGAATGCCGCCTTCCCACTGCCGACCTTTGCCACCGCGGAGTGGCAAATTCGAAGTCGCCTTTCCATCACCCGCAGAAACTCCGCCGTTGTCGGAAGTGAAAACGACAATTGTGTTTTCGGACAGACCAAGCTCATCCAGTTTCGCCATCACGATGCCAACTGCGTCGTCCATCGACTCAACCATGCCGCCGTAGATCGGATGATCCTGAACCTGCCGGACTGGCGTGGTGCGATCAATCAAAAACCGATCTTTGGGTTGTTCCGAGTTCGCGATCGCTTTGTCGCGATACTTTCGCCATAGCTCTTTGGTGGTTTGAATCGGAGCGTGCACGGAATAGAAAGCCAAACAGGCAAAAAACGGTTCGTCACTGTGTTCCTCGATGAACGACGCCGTCTCGTGCCCCAATCGCAGCGGCAAAAGTTCGCCCTTTGGGCCGTTTTTCATTAGCGGATTGTCCCAGGGAGAGAAGAAGCCTCCCGGAGGCGAACCACGATGGTGCCCACCGACGTTGAACTCAAATCCATGGTCAGTTGGCAATGATCCTTCGCCACCAAGATGCCATTTTCCGGCAAAGAAAGTCCGATAACCGCTTTCACGAAACGCTTCGGCCATCGTCGTGTCGTCCGCGGGCAACCCATGGTTGTAAGTTGGAGGCAGCAGCTTTGTATTGCGTTTCCATTGCTTTCCTTCGGGTGCGCCGATCCAGTCAGTGATCGCCAATCTGGCCGGATACTTCCCGGTCATAATGCTGGCTCGGGACGGGCTGCAAACCTGACACGTCGCATAGCCCCGCGTGAATTTCATTCCGCCGTTGGCGATGCGATCGATGTTCGGCGATTCGTAAAACGTGCTGCCTTCGTTGCTCAGATCGTTCCAGCCGAGGTCGTCAGCCAGAATGAACACTACATTCGGGCGATCCTCAGCGCCAGGCGTATCAGGTTGATCTGCGAACAGCAGCGCAACCGGAAAGCAAACCCACGCAAACACAAAACAGGAATGGAGCAACTTGAAATTCATGGTGGAGCCGACCTTGCAAAGAAGTACAAGCTCCAATCATAACCCGTCGGCTTCACGGTTCCAGCCCGCAAAGCCGATTGCCATCGCGACAAATTATTCGTCGCCAAGATCCAGGCGTTCCTGGAACCAAAGCATGTGATAGCCGGTGTCATCCGATGTCATGAACCACCCCTGAGGCGACATGTACTTGCTGAGAACATCCATCGACGGAAGCTCGTGATCATCGAGCACGCCTTTGACGACTTTGAAGAACTCGTTGTCTTCAGATTGTGACGCCAGCAGGCTTCTGGTCGAATCCGAATTGGCATAATCCAACATCGGTTGAAGCTGATGCTTAGGTTGGCTGTAGGAAAGAGCCACCGGCATGTCCGTTCCCAGCAATCGCGTCATTTGATCCGCCATTTTCACGAACTCTTCGTCGTTGTTTAGCGGTTCGACTTCGCCTTTGAAAGTCGCAACGGCTCGTTCCATCGCTTCGATGCTGTCGGTGAAAACGAGACTGGTTCCGATGACCGAGACATTGGGACGAGGCATCCGGATCGTCGCCTCAAGTTGTTGGCGACTTTCACTATCGTCTTCATTGCCTCTGCGTTCATTGCGTTCGGCACGACGTTTCCGCCGAGCTTCCGCGCGTTCTTCGATGGCGCTTTCGCTGACCGCCCAATAAGTGAATCCTTCGTACTCAGATTTCTCAATTCCTGTGTTTCCATTCTCGTTCAAAACAGCCACGATTTTGTCGGCAACTTCCATCGCAGCATCGACATCGTTGAGTCCCAATCCGACCAACCAGGATGCACTGTTCAATTTGCCAGGATCAACGCTCAGTTGAGTCACGGAAATGCGGCCGGAAAACTGCGAAAGGATGTCTTCCTCCAATGACATTTCCAGTCTGGCATCGATGTTCTCAGCGATGAAGTTATCGAACGTTCCTTCCTCAATTGCCAAGTCAAAGATACCTCGAAGTTCCTGGAACATCTGAGGAATGTCCCAACTGGTTGTGGTGTAGAAAAAAGCGTCGCTCGGCATCCAGTTTTCTGGTTCGTAATCGCCAGGTTTCAAAGAGATCATTTTGGTGATCCCTTTCCGCGGGCTCGAGAGCAATAGATGTCCGTGCATGATCGTCTCGTATTCGTCGTCGCCAAAAATCAGCGATCCGCCAGCTGCGAGAATGCTGTCCAGGCCGATGGCTGGGAACAAGGCGATCGCTGTTTGAGCCCCGATGTCTCCGCGGCCGATGCTCTTGTACAGGCTGATCGGGTCGACAAAGAAACGAATATCGTTAGGGAAGTCTTTCTTGCTGCGGCATCGGTTCATGATCGTGATGAACTTGCGATTCTTGGACAGCGGTCGAACTTTTTTGACTTCCTCTCCATCCCAACGAAGAAAGAAATCATTGAGTACTTTGTCGCTCGAACACGCAATAATCAATCCGTCGCGCTGAGTCTTGAACCATGGATTTCCATTGATCATGATTTTCTGGACTGGAGCACCTGATTCGAGTTCCTCGTCTTCACGCTCAACGCCGCCTTCGCTCAATTTGTTGTCGAGCACACCCAACGCTTTATCGACCGCTTCGTTATCTTCACCGACTTCCAGGATAAAC is part of the Mariniblastus fucicola genome and harbors:
- the mnmH gene encoding tRNA 2-selenouridine(34) synthase MnmH, with product MNRISAEEFYRESQGGTIIDVRSPKEFAAGHVPGATNVPLFSDEERAIIGTLYVNSGRNVAMEKGLEFVGPKMAGFVRTTNQILAEGSSEVTDSSEPGSDFTAYVHCWRGGMRSQSFAWLLDMAGIKVRVLEGGYKAFRRMAQRQIGRRHRMVVLSGLTGAGKTNFLELLREAGEQIVDLEGLANHRGSSFGAIGLGQQPTTEQFENRLFAAVQALDPKRRFWVEDEGSRLGRVVVPSRFVKQIRRSSAVFLDVAKEKRLDILLEEYGDLDHEELIDATRGIQKRLGGQNMIDAIKAIEAGDLRTAAEISLTYYDRSYLKGMSELPRASTLNLSTDGMCDADVVAKLIDAADEIENAAEPASVVSD
- a CDS encoding zinc ribbon domain-containing protein, whose translation is MAIRATCGSCSSTFNARDELAGKKVKCPKCKERMVIPAVSAAPVSSAMAASSSSKPVDPMEDLLREANVGPVSSGGPICPDCGTEITPGAVLCVECGFNLETGKRLRTARENAEGEVDTGLTDAEKIMRKAEAEIEETPIGADDQDFGDGGDSFVIAGVAGVILAILVAIGLVVIFSMDQISLYYNSGGISFIASCCMWIGMTIWLTYVAFRAKIGHGIACVLTGGLYCIIFGFMQGKTLLMPTIIMLVALVVGLASGTYVYYCGFGPLET
- a CDS encoding co-chaperone GroES; amino-acid sequence: MATTAKKKPAKTKTRLQPLGERIVVERVLTEDKTSGGIFLPESAKDKQSRGTVIAVGEGRLLKDGSRSPLQVQPGDEVLFTTYGPEEFKDGDQEFLLMREDDVLAILG
- the groL gene encoding chaperonin GroEL (60 kDa chaperone family; promotes refolding of misfolded polypeptides especially under stressful conditions; forms two stacked rings of heptamers to form a barrel-shaped 14mer; ends can be capped by GroES; misfolded proteins enter the barrel where they are refolded when GroES binds), with product MAKMIAFEQEAREAIRKGVSKLARAVKVTLGPKGRNVILQKSFGSPTVTKDGVSVAKEIELEDVYENMGAQMVREVASKTSDVAGDGTTTATVMAEAIFNEGLKAVTAGVNPIQMKNGIEKAVADICDKLTSMSIKIKNKTEMANVASIASNNDSEIGNLLADAMEKVGKDGVITVDEGKSLNTEVEWVEGMQFDRGYLSPYFVNETGSMECVFEDAYILVFEKKISNIKDMVPVLEKVVQQGKPLVIIAEDVDGEALATLVINRLRGSFNCCAVKAPGYGDRRKAMMEDIAILTGGQPIFEALGIKLENLGLSDLGRAKKVIISKDNTTIIQGGGKTADRMARIDQIRREIENTSSDYDREKLEERLAKLAGGVAKVNVGAATESEMKEKKARVEDALHATRAAVEDGILPGGGVALLRASANVKPGELSDDEKTGYNIVVRACRAPLSMIASNAGQDGGIVCEKVVEGKANFGYNALTDVYEDLVKAGVIDPAKVTKTALSNAASVATLLLTSDALIADKPEKSSAGHGHDHDEMY
- a CDS encoding PEP-CTERM sorting domain-containing protein produces the protein MNRSVKLFFLATFANFAGVAESKADQVYELVFEQPEYYVVEGSSVEVSIMLRETVTDGDVARLATGGFDGLVNFGICADFATSTGGAASTIESVSGVSLNPLFNDSLLNDLGILGDRLDLFGSTTNIFGGVEVGSDVGTPDVYELELATLLVDAGDVGNVTTYNLSDHENPLLLSTFADGQLIDSVASYGGVNIFVTSAVPEPASATLLFGVGAALLLQRRRSLAA